A genomic window from Companilactobacillus alimentarius DSM 20249 includes:
- the tsaD gene encoding tRNA (adenosine(37)-N6)-threonylcarbamoyltransferase complex transferase subunit TsaD, with amino-acid sequence MSFESSCDETSVAIIKNGKEILSNIIATQIKSHQRFGGVVPEVASRHHVEEITHCINLALDEAKTSYKDLDAVAVTYGPGLVGSLLIGIMAAKTVAFAHDLPLIKVNHLAGHIYSANFVIELQYPFMSLLVSGGHTEIVLVTAPGVFHTLGDTRDDAVGEAYDKIGRILGINYPAGKQVDQMAAKGQDTFDFPRAMVQEDNLDFSFSGLKSAFINRVHHADQVHEELNKNDLAASFQGAVLDILSNKVFRALKQHPVKQLIVGGGVSANQGLRKRLAQEIKERHLDMELVFPPLRLCGDNAAMIGAMAQIQYDKGDFADLDLNADPSLDFDM; translated from the coding sequence ATGTCATTTGAAAGTAGTTGTGACGAAACATCTGTCGCAATTATTAAGAATGGAAAAGAAATCCTATCAAATATTATTGCAACACAAATAAAGAGTCACCAACGTTTCGGCGGAGTTGTCCCAGAAGTTGCCAGTCGACACCATGTTGAAGAGATCACACATTGCATTAATTTAGCCTTAGATGAAGCTAAAACTAGTTATAAGGACCTCGATGCAGTTGCTGTGACCTATGGTCCCGGATTAGTTGGATCACTTCTCATTGGCATTATGGCCGCTAAAACAGTTGCCTTTGCACATGATTTGCCATTGATTAAGGTAAATCATTTGGCAGGACATATTTATTCCGCTAATTTTGTGATTGAATTACAGTATCCTTTCATGTCATTGTTAGTATCAGGTGGACATACAGAGATTGTTTTAGTTACAGCTCCTGGAGTTTTCCACACGTTAGGTGATACAAGAGACGATGCCGTTGGAGAAGCTTATGATAAAATTGGCCGAATCCTAGGAATTAATTACCCAGCAGGTAAACAAGTTGATCAAATGGCCGCTAAGGGTCAAGATACCTTTGATTTTCCTAGAGCTATGGTCCAAGAAGATAACCTTGACTTTAGCTTTAGTGGTTTGAAGAGTGCCTTTATCAATCGAGTTCATCATGCTGATCAAGTTCACGAAGAATTGAATAAAAATGATCTAGCTGCCAGTTTTCAAGGGGCTGTCTTGGACATCTTAAGCAACAAAGTTTTTCGTGCTTTGAAACAACATCCAGTCAAACAATTGATCGTGGGCGGTGGTGTTTCAGCTAATCAAGGTCTCAGAAAGAGATTGGCTCAAGAAATCAAAGAACGCCATTTAGATATGGAATTAGTGTTTCCACCGTTACGCCTTTGCGGTGACAATGCAGCGATGATTGGGGCTATGGCTCAGATTCAATATGACAAAGGTGATTTTGCTGATTTAGATTTGAACGCTGATCCTAGTTTAGATTTTGATATGTAA
- the tsaB gene encoding tRNA (adenosine(37)-N6)-threonylcarbamoyltransferase complex dimerization subunit type 1 TsaB, which yields MKILAFDTSNKPLSVAVVVDGKILAHVESTEQKTHSVTLLPDIKKSLQESNLTMDEIDLIAVAKGPGSYTGVRIAVTVAKTLADTLNKKLVGVSSLKLLAANGDKKHILVPLMDARNDNAYAGVYVVNRDNRLLTVIDDHHTPMKNLFESLDQFESHELEFINATPKLQELIKARFPKATIIPSENSAPDAAKLAKIAETTRVVKDIDSFIPTYLRLTQAEHDWYAKGNKEDKNVSYVEEV from the coding sequence ATGAAAATATTAGCGTTTGATACATCGAATAAGCCATTATCCGTTGCTGTAGTAGTAGATGGAAAAATTTTGGCACATGTGGAATCGACTGAACAAAAGACTCATAGCGTGACACTATTGCCAGATATAAAAAAAAGTCTTCAAGAATCTAATTTGACGATGGATGAGATTGATTTAATCGCGGTTGCTAAGGGACCGGGGTCATATACTGGAGTGAGGATTGCTGTAACAGTTGCGAAAACTTTGGCAGATACACTTAATAAGAAATTAGTTGGCGTTTCTAGTTTGAAATTATTGGCTGCTAATGGAGATAAAAAACATATTTTAGTTCCATTGATGGACGCACGAAATGACAATGCTTATGCTGGAGTCTACGTGGTTAACCGCGATAATCGTTTGTTGACAGTAATCGATGATCACCACACCCCAATGAAAAATTTGTTTGAGTCATTAGATCAATTTGAGTCACACGAATTAGAATTCATTAATGCCACACCAAAATTACAGGAATTGATCAAAGCTCGTTTTCCTAAGGCTACGATTATTCCTAGTGAAAATTCAGCACCAGATGCCGCTAAATTAGCTAAAATTGCCGAAACAACTAGAGTAGTTAAAGATATTGATAGCTTTATCCCAACCTATTTGCGTTTAACTCAAGCTGAGCATGATTGGTATGCTAAGGGTAATAAGGAAGACAAAAATGTTTCCTATGTTGAAGAAGTTTAA
- a CDS encoding folate family ECF transporter S component has product MDSRTKVVSVQEITWMALLIALQMVLGKLSIGSNTLKVGFSFIAIGLLGYYFGPFKAAVANVLADIISHTVMATGGSFFLGFTFSALVAGVIYGYMLYNHKVTVLRTFITVLLITVIVNTGLNTLWIHMMTNLPYVTLLVPRLTKEAFSLVYQTGLLFIVLRWIDNSKFNKIGQ; this is encoded by the coding sequence ATGGACAGTAGAACTAAAGTAGTTAGTGTTCAAGAGATTACATGGATGGCACTGCTAATAGCATTGCAAATGGTTTTGGGAAAATTATCAATTGGTAGCAATACCTTAAAAGTTGGTTTTAGTTTCATTGCCATTGGATTATTAGGTTATTATTTCGGACCGTTTAAAGCCGCGGTAGCTAATGTTTTAGCAGATATTATCAGTCATACGGTAATGGCAACAGGAGGTAGTTTTTTTCTAGGATTTACTTTTTCAGCTTTAGTAGCTGGAGTGATTTATGGATATATGTTGTATAATCACAAAGTGACAGTCTTAAGAACTTTTATTACAGTTTTGTTGATCACAGTAATTGTTAACACAGGTTTAAACACTTTGTGGATTCACATGATGACAAACTTACCTTACGTTACGTTGTTAGTACCAAGGCTTACCAAAGAGGCATTTAGTTTGGTTTACCAAACAGGTCTACTCTTTATCGTCCTAAGATGGATAGATAATTCTAAGTTTAATAAAATCGGCCAATAG
- a CDS encoding DNA replication initiation control protein YabA, producing the protein MAEKDLYDEFETITNQLNDISKKVSLLKEELSDTLEKNEEIKLENQNLRKHLEKVGYEEKDFNGNALSDSRLNLEKLYRKGFHVCQQYYGSHRDNDEECLFCMNVLYGTNWKKNKKVKKI; encoded by the coding sequence ATGGCAGAGAAAGATTTATATGATGAATTTGAAACAATCACAAATCAACTAAATGATATAAGTAAAAAAGTTTCTTTGCTCAAAGAGGAACTATCCGATACTTTGGAAAAAAATGAAGAGATTAAGTTGGAAAACCAAAATCTTCGGAAACATTTAGAAAAAGTTGGCTATGAGGAAAAGGACTTCAACGGCAATGCATTGTCGGATTCAAGGTTGAATTTGGAAAAGCTTTATCGCAAAGGATTTCATGTTTGTCAGCAATATTATGGCTCGCATCGCGATAATGATGAAGAATGCCTGTTTTGTATGAACGTTTTATATGGTACAAATTGGAAAAAGAACAAAAAAGTTAAAAAGATTTAG
- a CDS encoding acyl-[acyl-carrier-protein] thioesterase gives MNQRETYSIETEVPYYFVNFTGDIRLSALVDIMLLTSEKQLHQADADSTEMVQNNGLGWVVVQYHMDINQMPSLGQKLKVMTQATSYNKYFLYRDFWVEDMDGNVMVSAKSAFVLIDIKERKIVSATDRLDNKFGADEINRIQRFNRIKLPDDYDYSQKQHIGYYNIDVNKHVNNSYYFDWMVDTLDTDFIASHQLKSLDIKYEKELNLDSKPVAFAKVDNTNNKSIHWIKNGDVLNVSAQFEWKDK, from the coding sequence GTGAATCAAAGAGAAACATATTCAATAGAAACAGAAGTACCATACTATTTTGTTAATTTTACGGGTGATATCCGTTTATCAGCTTTAGTTGATATCATGCTTTTGACATCAGAGAAACAACTCCATCAAGCCGATGCTGACAGTACTGAGATGGTTCAAAACAATGGCTTAGGTTGGGTTGTAGTCCAATATCATATGGATATTAATCAGATGCCTAGTTTGGGACAGAAGTTAAAAGTCATGACGCAAGCTACTAGCTATAATAAGTATTTCCTCTATCGTGATTTCTGGGTTGAGGACATGGATGGAAATGTGATGGTCAGCGCTAAGAGTGCCTTTGTTTTGATCGATATTAAGGAACGAAAGATTGTTAGTGCAACTGATCGGTTGGATAATAAATTTGGCGCTGATGAAATCAATCGAATTCAACGATTCAATCGAATCAAGCTTCCGGATGATTATGACTACAGTCAAAAGCAACATATTGGATATTACAATATTGATGTTAATAAACATGTTAATAATTCATATTATTTTGACTGGATGGTCGACACACTCGATACTGATTTTATCGCTTCTCATCAATTGAAGAGTCTTGATATTAAGTATGAAAAAGAACTCAATTTAGATAGCAAACCAGTAGCTTTTGCCAAAGTTGATAATACGAATAATAAATCTATTCATTGGATAAAGAACGGTGACGTCCTGAACGTTTCAGCACAATTCGAGTGGAAAGATAAATAA
- the rsmI gene encoding 16S rRNA (cytidine(1402)-2'-O)-methyltransferase, protein MKEQRSFVDNSKGCLFLVPTPIGNLEDMTFRAVNTLKDVDLVAAEDTRNTKNLLNHFEIPTELISFHEHNTAQRIPELIEKMNAGIKIAQVSDAGAPSISDPGKELVKAAIKENIPVVPLPGATASITALIASGIEPQPFYFYGFLPRKGKERTQALVELSNRAETTIVYESPYRVKKTIRDLIDKFGGDRQIALARELTKIHEAFLRGSLNDVAKYYEENDPKGEYVLIIAGKPEQEIQTSSDTDLVASVNNLIAAGQKPNKAIKEVASENGLKKQAVYNLYHGIGEEE, encoded by the coding sequence ATGAAGGAACAAAGAAGTTTTGTTGACAATTCGAAGGGCTGCCTTTTTTTAGTGCCAACACCAATTGGTAATTTAGAAGACATGACTTTTCGGGCTGTTAACACTTTAAAAGACGTTGATTTAGTGGCAGCAGAGGATACACGTAATACTAAAAATTTATTGAATCATTTTGAAATACCAACAGAATTAATAAGTTTTCATGAACATAATACTGCCCAAAGGATTCCAGAATTAATAGAAAAAATGAATGCAGGGATAAAAATTGCTCAAGTAAGCGATGCTGGTGCTCCTTCGATTAGTGATCCGGGAAAAGAATTAGTCAAAGCTGCTATCAAAGAAAATATACCTGTAGTGCCATTACCTGGAGCAACGGCATCAATAACAGCTTTGATTGCCTCAGGAATTGAACCACAGCCATTTTATTTCTACGGCTTTTTACCACGGAAGGGTAAAGAAAGAACCCAAGCGTTAGTCGAGTTATCTAATCGTGCTGAAACAACGATTGTCTATGAATCACCTTATCGAGTTAAGAAAACGATTCGTGATTTAATTGATAAATTTGGTGGCGATAGACAGATTGCACTAGCTCGTGAATTAACTAAAATACATGAGGCCTTTTTACGTGGCAGTTTAAACGATGTAGCTAAGTATTATGAAGAAAATGATCCTAAAGGCGAATACGTTTTGATCATAGCTGGAAAACCAGAACAAGAAATCCAAACCAGTTCTGATACTGACTTAGTAGCATCAGTTAATAACTTGATTGCTGCTGGTCAAAAGCCCAATAAAGCAATCAAAGAGGTAGCGTCGGAAAACGGATTAAAGAAACAGGCTGTGTATAATCTCTATCATGGAATTGGAGAAGAAGAATAG
- the rimI gene encoding ribosomal protein S18-alanine N-acetyltransferase, translated as MFPMLKKFKNILTNNKVEKFNFEKQVVTIDGRKFTLRKAIAKDAIEFMRIQETIYPIPVPWPIDIVEMELGNKNALYLSLVSDTTVIAFIGVALSDKKESHITNLAVSKDYQNLGVGHLLLNQVFGYCKDRDFLKMSLEVDVTNKAAITLYEAFGFKVKTVHKKYYFRNHHDALEMMVDL; from the coding sequence ATGTTTCCTATGTTGAAGAAGTTTAAAAATATTTTAACCAATAATAAAGTCGAGAAATTTAATTTTGAAAAACAGGTAGTTACGATTGATGGACGAAAATTTACCTTACGTAAAGCAATTGCTAAAGATGCAATTGAATTCATGCGAATTCAAGAAACCATTTATCCAATCCCTGTACCATGGCCTATAGATATAGTGGAGATGGAACTTGGCAATAAGAATGCGCTTTATTTATCTTTAGTCAGCGATACAACTGTGATTGCTTTTATCGGTGTGGCTTTAAGTGATAAAAAGGAGTCACATATTACAAATCTGGCCGTTAGTAAAGATTATCAGAATCTAGGCGTTGGTCATTTGTTACTGAATCAAGTCTTTGGATATTGTAAGGACCGTGATTTTTTGAAGATGTCTTTAGAAGTAGATGTGACTAATAAAGCGGCAATCACACTCTATGAGGCATTCGGCTTCAAAGTTAAAACAGTTCATAAAAAGTATTATTTTAGAAATCATCACGATGCACTAGAGATGATGGTGGATCTGTAG